One part of the Ornithodoros turicata isolate Travis chromosome 2, ASM3712646v1, whole genome shotgun sequence genome encodes these proteins:
- the LOC135385609 gene encoding protein lifeguard 2-like, translating to MTDKAPQGVPAQLPYPIQLSPPPAYGAQPGFAPQPGFAPAHAFQPGAVPLCPMNEIGVASNDRTSQNISGPPPHVGFAPSAVPMQPPPYANPVGPKYGHQGGDSYDGNTASFSIQGDGDCEPVLEQFEKFSDKSVRQAFVRKVYAILMIQLAITVAFVALFIYEPHVKRFVQTTPEAYIAAYVSFLVVYFVLVCAEGLRRTYPTNIILLFLFTLVMSYLVGTISSFHSTDAVLMAGGICASCCLVISLFSCYSKFDFTTCGGFLFVGLWVLILFGILTIFTYNRIVNTIYAALGALLFMAFLAFDTQRIMGGRKVELSPEEHIFAALQLYMDIVQLFLLLLRLFGSRR from the exons ATGACAGACAAAGCTCCACAAGGCGTACCGGCGCAGCTGCCTTACCCGATTCAGCTGTCACCTCCACCAGCTTACGGAGCACAGCCAGGTTTCGCACCGCAACCAGGTTTTGCTCCGGCGCATGCCTTCCAGCCAGGTGCAGTTCCGCTGTGCCCCATGAACGAAATTGGTGTAGCTTCCAATGACAGAACATCGCAAAACATAAGTGGCCCTCCACCCCATGTTGGGTTTGCACCCAGTGCAGTTCCCATGCAGCCCCCTCCATATGCAAACCCAGTTGGTCCAAAGTATGGCCACCAAGGTG GGGATTCGTATGACGGGAATACAGCGTCGTTCTCGATCCAGGGCGATGGTGACTGTGAGCCAGTACTTGAGCAGTTTGAAAAGTTCTCCGACAAGTCTGTTCGTCAAGCTTTCGTTAGAAAG GTTTATGCCATATTGATGATCCAGCTTGCTATCACAGTAGCATTTGTGGCTCTGTTCATATACGA ACCTCATGTGAAGCGTTTCGTCCAGACAACTCCAGAGGCCTACATTGCTGCATA TGTCAGCTTCCTGGTGGTCTACTTTGTTCTTGTCTGTGCCGAAGGATTGAG GCGAACGTACCCCACTAACATTATCCTCTTGTTTTTATTC ACCTTGGTGATGTCCTACTTGGTGGGAACCATTTCGAG CTTTCACAGCACAGACGCCGTGCTGATGGCAGGGGGTATCTGCGCAAGCTGTTGTCTGGTTATATCCCTGTTCTCCTGCTATTCCAAG TTTGACTTCACGACCTGTGGTGGCTTCCTTTTCGTGGGCCTGTGGGTGCTCATCCTCTTTGGCATACTCACCATCTTCACTTACAACAGG ATCGTGAACACAATCTATGCTGCTCTTGGTGCTCTGCTGTTTATGGCG TTTCTGGCTTTTGACACACAAAGAATCATGGGTGGAAGAAAGGTTGAGCTGAGCCCAGAAGAACATATCTTTGCTGCCCTGCAGTTGTACATGGATATTGTTCAGTTGTTCCTTCTGCTGTTGCGGCTTTTCGGCAGCCGTCGGTAG